Proteins encoded within one genomic window of Oncorhynchus tshawytscha isolate Ot180627B linkage group LG02, Otsh_v2.0, whole genome shotgun sequence:
- the LOC112220106 gene encoding ADP-ribosylation factor-like protein 8B-A encodes MLALINRLLDWFRSLFWKEEMELTLVGLQYSGKTTFVNVISSGQFSEDMIPTVGFNMRKVTKGNVTIKIWDIGGQPRFRSMWERYCRGVNAIVYMVDAADREKVEASRNELHNLLDKPQLQGIPVLVLGNKRDLPSALDEKQLIEKLNLSAIQDREICCYSVSCKEKDNIDITLQWLIQHSKS; translated from the exons ATGCTGGCGCTAATTAACAGACTTTTGGACTGGTTTAGGTCTCTCTTCTGGAAAGAAGAGATGGAGCTCACGTTAGTTGGACTTCAGTACTCCGGGAAAACCACCTTTGTCAATGTGATATCA TCTGGTCAGTTTAGTGAAGACATGATTCCCACAGTCGGCTTCAACATGCGGAAGGTTACCAAAGGCAACGTGACGATTAAG ATCTGGGACATAGGTGGACAGCCTCGCTTCAGAAGCATGTGGGAGAGGTACTGCCGAGGAGTCAATGCCATTGT TTACATGGTGGATGCAGCAGACCGTGAGAAGGTAGAGGCCTCCAGGAATGAGCTCCACAACCTGTTAGACAAGCCTCAGCTACAAGGCATCCCT GTTCTAGTGCTTGGTAACAAGAGAGATCTTCCCAGTGCGCTTGACGAGAAGCAACTCATCGAAAAATT GAATTTGTCAGCCATCCAGGACAGAGAAATCTGTTGTTACTCTGTTTCCTGCAAAGAGAAGGACAACATAG ATATCACTCTGCAGTGGTTAATCCAGCATTCCAAGTCTTGA